In Thermoleophilia bacterium, a single window of DNA contains:
- a CDS encoding bifunctional phosphoribosyl-AMP cyclohydrolase/phosphoribosyl-ATP diphosphatase HisIE, whose protein sequence is MSNPSRVEVKFDPNGLVPCVVQDADSGEVLTVAYMNEESLGLTEQTGEVTFFSRSRQTLWKKGETSGNILKLRQLRVDCDGDALLALVEPAGPACHTGERSCFFRELGTGEAPEPVNEEALAVLGRTLAARAAERPEGSYTIELLENPDLAGEKVMEEAEEVTRAVREESDERVVNEAADVLYHLTVLLKSRDIGLESVMEVLNGRRS, encoded by the coding sequence TTCGACCCGAACGGCCTCGTCCCCTGCGTCGTCCAGGACGCCGATTCGGGCGAGGTACTGACCGTCGCGTATATGAACGAGGAGTCACTGGGCTTGACCGAGCAGACCGGTGAAGTCACTTTCTTCAGCCGTTCACGTCAAACGCTCTGGAAGAAAGGCGAGACCTCCGGAAACATCCTCAAGCTCCGCCAGCTCCGGGTCGACTGTGACGGCGACGCCCTGCTCGCCCTGGTCGAGCCGGCCGGTCCCGCTTGCCACACCGGCGAACGCAGCTGCTTCTTCCGCGAACTCGGCACCGGCGAGGCGCCGGAGCCGGTCAACGAAGAGGCCCTGGCCGTACTCGGTCGCACCCTCGCCGCGCGCGCCGCCGAGCGGCCCGAAGGCAGCTACACGATCGAACTGCTTGAGAACCCGGATCTCGCCGGGGAAAAGGTGATGGAAGAAGCCGAAGAGGTGACCCGGGCCGTGCGCGAAGAGAGTGACGAGAGGGTCGTGAACGAAGCGGCCGACGTGCTCTACCACCTGACCGTGCTGCTCAAGTCGAGGGACATCGGGCTCGAGTCGGTCATGGAGGTCCTGAATGGCCGCCGCTCCTGA
- the trpE gene encoding anthranilate synthase component I produces the protein MAAAPDLISRLEPTLDEARALVPESNVVPVRLSVTDDVETPVSALLKLRADGRPCFLLESAERGQVGRYSFLGTRPRSILRWSDGFLTEYPGDAVSADSARLSHVDAPDPYRAVAHHLEQYRVAEVPGLPPFAGGAVGLFGYDLVRTVEPLGPPNPDPLGLPDLALMITDVLLVFDHLHNELTIMACAFADDGGIDAAYEDAAAKIAAVREQLRGPVPVAADAAAVEAPRFVSNVSRERFEATVARIVEYIYAGDAFQVVPSQRFSAEAKAEAFSIYRGLRAVNPSPYMYFLEFGDFQIAGASPEPLLKVNGDVVEIRPIAGTSPRGGTEEEDRRLAEELISDPKERAEHVMLVDLARNDIGREAVYGSVKVEELMVVETYSHVMHIVSRVTGKLRPGVGALDVLRSALPAGTLSGAPKVRAMQIIDEMETVKRCSYGGAIGYLSWGGDLDTAIHIRTALIKDGQVHIQAGGGTVADAVPAYEYDESVNKAKAMFRAVELACEHPDWA, from the coding sequence ATGGCCGCCGCTCCTGATCTGATCTCCCGCCTCGAGCCGACGCTGGACGAGGCGCGGGCGCTGGTGCCCGAATCGAACGTCGTGCCGGTCCGGCTCAGCGTGACCGATGACGTAGAGACCCCGGTCTCGGCCCTGCTGAAATTACGCGCGGACGGTCGGCCCTGCTTCCTGCTCGAGTCGGCCGAACGTGGCCAGGTCGGGCGTTACTCGTTCCTCGGCACCCGGCCGCGCTCGATCCTTCGCTGGAGCGACGGCTTCCTGACCGAGTACCCGGGCGATGCGGTCTCCGCTGACTCTGCGCGACTCAGTCACGTCGACGCGCCCGATCCCTACCGTGCGGTCGCCCACCACCTCGAGCAGTACCGCGTGGCTGAAGTGCCCGGCTTGCCGCCGTTCGCCGGCGGTGCCGTCGGCCTGTTTGGATACGACCTGGTGCGAACGGTCGAACCGCTCGGCCCGCCGAACCCCGACCCGCTGGGGCTGCCCGACCTGGCCCTGATGATCACCGACGTCCTGCTCGTCTTCGACCACCTCCACAACGAGTTGACGATCATGGCCTGCGCCTTTGCCGATGACGGAGGCATTGACGCCGCCTACGAAGATGCCGCCGCCAAGATCGCCGCTGTGCGCGAGCAATTGCGTGGCCCGGTTCCGGTGGCCGCGGACGCCGCCGCGGTCGAGGCACCAAGGTTCGTGTCCAACGTCAGCCGCGAGAGGTTCGAGGCGACGGTGGCCCGGATCGTCGAGTACATCTACGCCGGCGACGCCTTCCAGGTGGTGCCCTCGCAGCGCTTCTCGGCCGAAGCGAAGGCCGAGGCGTTCTCGATCTACCGCGGCCTGCGTGCAGTCAACCCTTCGCCTTACATGTACTTCCTCGAGTTCGGCGACTTCCAGATCGCCGGCGCCTCGCCCGAGCCGCTGCTCAAGGTGAACGGCGACGTGGTCGAAATCCGGCCGATCGCCGGCACGTCGCCCCGCGGCGGCACCGAGGAGGAGGACCGGCGTCTCGCCGAAGAGCTGATCTCCGACCCGAAGGAACGCGCCGAGCACGTGATGCTGGTCGACCTGGCGCGCAACGACATCGGACGCGAGGCCGTTTACGGCTCGGTCAAGGTCGAGGAGCTGATGGTCGTCGAGACCTATTCCCACGTGATGCACATCGTCAGCCGGGTCACCGGCAAGCTGCGTCCGGGAGTCGGCGCGCTCGACGTACTTCGCTCGGCGTTGCCGGCGGGCACGCTCTCCGGCGCGCCCAAGGTCCGCGCGATGCAGATCATCGACGAGATGGAGACGGTCAAGCGCTGCTCCTACGGCGGCGCGATCGGCTACCTGTCCTGGGGCGGAGACCTCGACACGGCGATCCACATCCGCACCGCCCTGATCAAGGACGGGCAGGTCCACATCCAGGCCGGCGGCGGCACGGTGGCAGACGCGGTGCCCGCCTACGAATACGACGAGTCGGTCAACAAGGCCAAGGCGATGTTCCGCGCTGTGGAGCTGGCCTGTGAGCATCCGGACTGGGCCTGA
- a CDS encoding aminodeoxychorismate/anthranilate synthase component II: MKVLVIDNYDSFTYNLVQYLGEFGMDVDVVRNDKKSVDELTEVGYERVVVSPGPCTPNDAGISLEAIPAFAEAGVPVLGVCLGHQSLVQAYGGTVIQSEPIHGKIAEIEHDGKTIFEGLPLPLTVGRYHSLIAGPDIPDELEVSSTFEGIVMGVRHREYPAEGVQFHPESVLTPRGKSMIAKFIGVEFEDAEADFAE, encoded by the coding sequence ATGAAAGTCCTCGTGATCGACAACTACGACTCGTTTACCTACAACCTCGTCCAGTACCTGGGTGAGTTCGGCATGGACGTGGATGTCGTGCGCAACGACAAAAAGTCGGTGGACGAGCTGACTGAAGTCGGTTACGAGCGGGTGGTGGTGTCGCCGGGACCCTGCACCCCGAATGACGCCGGCATCTCGCTCGAAGCGATCCCGGCGTTCGCCGAGGCCGGCGTGCCCGTGCTCGGGGTCTGCCTCGGGCACCAGTCGCTGGTCCAGGCCTATGGGGGCACCGTGATCCAGAGCGAACCGATCCACGGGAAGATCGCCGAGATCGAGCACGACGGCAAGACGATCTTCGAAGGACTGCCGTTACCACTCACAGTCGGCCGTTACCACTCGCTGATCGCCGGCCCCGACATCCCCGACGAGCTCGAGGTCAGCTCGACTTTCGAAGGGATCGTCATGGGGGTGCGTCACCGCGAGTACCCGGCAGAAGGCGTGCAGTTTCACCCGGAATCGGTCCTCACACCTCGCGGCAAGTCCATGATTGCGAAGTTCATCGGTGTCGAATTCGAAGACGCGGAGGCAGATTTTGCCGAATGA